A part of Gramella sp. MAR_2010_147 genomic DNA contains:
- a CDS encoding RagB/SusD family nutrient uptake outer membrane protein — protein MLNKLKYLLLVFLTVPIISCEKDFLERTPTDAISASAALANQENMQLVLNGVHRGLYSQSQTVFPGGSTARANNHYWVPLGDNLTGDLIHSANANNLSWRSAMQWNEHTQPTSLTVELLWYHRYNIILHANLLINGITDGDLTETPGLNTILGQAYAYRAYAYLSLVQHYGRGYLIGNPSSDPGVPLLFSSEAPFTSQPRSTVQEIYDQIGLDLEASISAFENGNPRPSGGAEVKSQLNIDVAYGLKARWALSKGDWQTAADAAVKARESYALLGEDDWKSGFNTNNLSEVIWGSNVIAAETTFFRSYFYLASNTFNGSQIRNNPKIADRRMVDAIPETDYRKDVFLPDAPNSNTSAANGNGGWENNTNPLYSTEEEFDAAIADIKGTYGLVSGHNTHPYMHFKLKQANPGSIDPDDVIYMRASEMYLIEAEAKLMMGDLSGAKAALAPLAEARDSAWSADDFSTEDGFFEHLKFQWRLEMWGEGFGYTNHIRWDEGIDHAANGGSGASEVLYQGAYQMDKPSVNDDWIFKIPQAEINANPNLGPSDQN, from the coding sequence ATGTTAAATAAATTAAAATATCTTCTCCTGGTATTTCTTACAGTACCAATTATATCCTGTGAGAAGGACTTTCTCGAAAGAACCCCGACTGACGCAATTTCGGCATCTGCCGCTTTAGCGAATCAGGAAAACATGCAACTGGTACTTAATGGTGTGCACCGTGGTTTATATTCTCAATCACAAACGGTATTTCCAGGTGGTAGCACAGCCAGAGCTAACAACCATTACTGGGTACCACTGGGAGATAACTTAACAGGGGACCTCATACATTCTGCGAATGCAAATAACCTATCCTGGAGATCTGCAATGCAATGGAACGAGCATACACAGCCTACTTCCCTTACGGTAGAATTACTATGGTATCATCGCTACAACATTATTCTTCATGCAAACTTGTTGATTAATGGAATTACGGATGGCGATCTAACAGAAACTCCTGGATTAAATACAATACTGGGACAGGCGTACGCTTATAGAGCATATGCTTACCTATCCCTAGTTCAACACTACGGAAGAGGATACTTAATTGGTAACCCGTCTTCAGACCCCGGAGTTCCATTACTTTTTTCTTCGGAAGCACCTTTTACAAGTCAGCCTAGATCTACGGTTCAGGAAATTTATGATCAAATAGGATTGGATCTGGAAGCTTCTATTAGCGCTTTTGAAAACGGTAACCCAAGACCATCTGGAGGAGCAGAAGTTAAGTCTCAGTTGAATATTGATGTAGCATACGGCCTTAAAGCACGTTGGGCTTTATCAAAAGGTGACTGGCAAACTGCTGCTGATGCAGCTGTGAAAGCAAGAGAGAGTTACGCCTTACTTGGAGAAGATGACTGGAAATCTGGTTTTAACACAAACAACCTTTCTGAGGTTATTTGGGGGAGCAATGTAATAGCAGCGGAAACTACTTTCTTCCGTTCTTATTTTTACCTGGCGAGCAACACTTTTAATGGAAGCCAGATTAGAAATAACCCGAAAATTGCAGACCGCAGAATGGTTGATGCCATTCCTGAAACAGATTACCGTAAAGATGTTTTCTTACCAGATGCACCAAATTCAAACACTTCTGCTGCAAATGGCAATGGTGGATGGGAAAATAATACAAACCCACTATACTCAACAGAAGAAGAGTTTGATGCGGCAATAGCAGACATTAAAGGAACTTATGGATTGGTTTCAGGACATAATACACATCCATACATGCACTTTAAATTGAAGCAGGCAAACCCTGGAAGTATAGATCCAGATGATGTTATTTACATGAGAGCTTCAGAAATGTATCTTATCGAGGCCGAAGCTAAATTAATGATGGGCGATCTATCTGGAGCTAAAGCAGCTTTAGCGCCTCTGGCAGAAGCTAGAGACAGCGCATGGAGCGCAGATGATTTTAGTACTGAAGATGGTTTCTTCGAGCATTTAAAATTCCAGTGGAGATTAGAAATGTGGGGCGAAGGCTTTGGATACACTAACCATATAAGATGGGATGAAGGAATTGACCATGCAGCCAATGGAGGTTCAGGAGCTTCTGAAGTTCTTTATCAGGGAGCTTATCAAATGGATAAACCTTCAGTAAATGATGACTGGATCTTTAAGATCCCTCAGGCAGAAATTAATGCAAATCCAAATTTAGGTCCTTCAGATCAGAATTAA